One window from the genome of Oryza glaberrima chromosome 3, OglaRS2, whole genome shotgun sequence encodes:
- the LOC127768180 gene encoding 2,3-bisphosphoglycerate-independent phosphoglycerate mutase-like, translating to MAETRRWELAAHRRLEKGKVVGVVVLDGWGEAAPDPFNCIHVADTPTLDALKKGGPERWRVIKAHGTAAGLPTDDDMGNSEVGHNALGAGQIYAQGAKLVDMALASGKIYEGEGFKYIQQSFENGTLHLIGLLSDGGVHSRIDQLQLLLKGASEHGAKRIRVHILTDGRDVLDGSSVKFVELIENDLAKLRDKGVDARIASGGGRMYVTMDRYENDWQVVKRGWDAQVLGEAPHKFQNALEAVKKLREDPKANDQYLPPFVIVDERGRPIGPIMDGDAVVTFNFRADRMVMLAKALEYESFDKFDRVRFPKIRYAGMLQYDGELKLPSHFLVAPPEIERTSGEYLARNGIRTYACSETVKFGHVTFFWNGNRSGYFHPNLEKYEEIPSDIGIPFNEQPKMKAVEIAKKTRDAILSCKFDQVRVNIANGDMVGHTGDIEATIVGCKAADEAVKIVLDAIEQVGGIFVVTADHGNAEDMVKRDKSGKPLRDKDGNVQPLTSHTLNPVPIAIGGPGLQPGVRFRSDLPSAGLANVAATVMNLHGFEAPDHYEPTLIEVVDK from the exons aTGGCGGAGACGAGGCGGTGGGAGCTGGCGGCTCACCGGAGGCTGGAGAAGGGGAAGGTGGTGGGCGTGGTGGTGCTGGACGGCtggggcgaggcggcgccggatcCCTTCAACTGCATCCACGTCGCCGACACCCCAACCCTCGACGCCCTCAAGAAG GGTGGTCCGGAGAGGTGGAGGGTGATCAAGGCTcacgggacggcggcggggctgcCTACGGACGACGACATGGGCAACAGTGAGGTTGGCCACAACGCGCTTGGAGCAGGCCAGATATATGCCCAGGG TGCAAAACTGGTAGATATGGCGCTAGCCTCTGGAAAGATATACGAGGGGGAAGGTTTTAAGTACATCCAACAGTCCTTCGAGAACGGTACTTTGCACCTCATTGGCTTGCTCAGCGATGGAGGAGTACATTCAAGGATTGATCAGCTGCAG CTGCTTCTAAAAGGAGCCAGTGAGCATGGAGCGAAAAGGATACGGGTTCATATACTTACAGATGGCCGTGATGTGTTGGACGGTAGCAGTGTCAAGTTTGTGGAATTGATTGAGAATGACCTTGCTAAATTACGGGATAAGGGTGTGGATGCAAGAATTGCATCTGGTGGTGGCAGGATGTATGTCACAATGGACCGTTATGAG AATGACTGGCAAGTTGTGAAGCGTGGTTGGGATGCACAGGTTCTCGGTGAAGCGCCACATAAGTTTCAAAACGCCCTTGAAGCTGTGAAGAAGCTCAGGGAGGATCCAAAGGCCAATGACCAGTATTTACCGCCATTTGTTATAGTTGACGAAAGAGGAAGACCGATTGGCCCTATAATGGATGGGGATGCTGTTGTGACATTTAATTTCAGAGCAGACCGGATGGTCATGCTTGCAAAGGCACTAGAATACGAGAGTTTTGACAAATTTGATCGTGTCAGGTTCCCCAAGATTCGCTATGCCGGTATGCTTCAGTACGACGGTGAGCTAAAACTTCCGAGCCATTTTCTTGTTGCTCCTCCAGAGATAGAGAGAACGTCTGGCGAATACTTAGCGCGCAATGGCATACGCACATATGCTTGCAG TGAGACAGTCAAATTTGGTCACGTCACTTTTTTCTGGAATGGAAACCGGTCTGGCTACTTCCACCCAAACCTGGAAAAATACGAAGAAATTCCAAGTGACATTGGTATCCCCTTCAATGAACAGCCAAAAATGAAGGCCGTGGAAATTGCGAAGAAGACAAGGGATGCCATCCTGAGTTGCAAATTTGATCAG GTAAGGGTAAACATCGCAAATGGAGATATGGTTGGTCACACAGGCGACATTGAAGCTACTATCGTTGGGTGCAAGGCAGCTGATGAAGCTGTTAAG ATTGTTCTCGATGCGATAGAACAAGTAGGTGGCATTTTCGTGGTCACCGCAGACCATGGCAATGCGGAGGACATGGTGAAAAGAGATAAATCTGGCAAACCGCTTCGCGACAAAGATGGAAATGTCCAGCCCCTCACCTCACACACTTTGAATCCA GTTCCCATCGCCATTGGAGGCCCTGGGCTTCAACCAGGGGTAAGATTCCGGTCAGATCTCCCCAGTGCCGGCCTTGCCAACGTTGCGGCAACAGTCATGAATCTTCATGGCTTCGAGGCCCCAGATCACTATGAGCCTACGCTGATCGAAGTTGTCGACAAATGA
- the LOC127766616 gene encoding uncharacterized protein LOC127766616 isoform X1, which yields MEGAVASNVELDSAVFQVSSAQNRYEAIACSKGNTELIASGPFDQLVLHLEDARKFQSCSTAGTFKLSLSGNAKGSSWFTKSTIARFLNTINSPDASKSANGILHEISQLEETRKFHQSLYSKEQRNPTGGALSGGVFGTIGVEQQGNVGPNSSEATKNELLRALDLRLTVLKEEIFALLNRAVVSNMSTRDVSDLSSFVQHFGASEFSWLMRCLLLIPDCQPSEVSQQQSFPAEKDDKGENALHTRNISSHTIIQRPITNNVSPAKLAQIERESSTESDDSSESSAEDEAVVERSRPLMRSASPRRSASPMRRVQIGRSGSRRSTAIAIKSLSYFPPSQRIPLDKDDESGSCNGETDQPSRKSDNNVRRMSVQDAINLFESKQKDQNPDSQNKKAGLFATKSVLRRWSAGMGDSLNNNSEEKTIDSTSQSKSNNTGSDSEKDGAETQAEPGSASASSTVVTPSVEGFHTNMQGVAMPETETAVSSHTEISAEQTKSGQEENSDRAMASAEWNRQKEAELNQMLMKMMQVMPGKFSSANVTTTGITSTNEKKGGLQGQHKEKRDSKVRTEKGGRRPAKEASTRPLKETVGQKKAAITPKTGTAAEKRNSPVPQRARRNSSPPVLPKELTPKAPARKSSPKPSPAPVTRSSWSGGSLTKATTAQKTKSSPGTVSAPTATSRRRTPVASSPSQPTSKVERSAQPVKNKKETVAASKPAIKGIEEKKTKTATKTSRLAKSTPISDEKSSAATRPNLYNKVAKKSSVVPLESKPSKKATGISQSAGTDAVKSKMPQLDDSSNDIGNITQAEDKEHSAVTTQPKTTKVLEADLAQPAHDVDENLEISLDNDLNIEKTENSAPSLATTEMDSSEQVEPHTEVQPPPEEDMGISSAAWVEVEHEEVTDVGENVVPEDVTSPSIEPLPSSSPRIRHSLSQMLQADSNEPEIIEWGNAENPPAIVFHKDSPKGLKRLLKFARKNKGDSNSNGWASPSVVSEGEDELEEPRGGNEGVNSSRRTFDGPKTNSILSAQSTTGSFNSTNSDRLRDRPGAAPSTKSSRSFFSLSNFRSSRSNESKLR from the exons ATGGAGGGGGCGGTTGCTAGCAATGTGGAGCTTGATTCTGCAGTCTTCCAAGTATCCTCAGCCCAGAACAG atACGAGGCAATTGCTTGCAGTAAAGGGAATACAGAATTGATTGCATCTGGTCCTTTTGATCAATTAGTCCTGCACTTGGAAGATGCTAGGAAGTTCCAATCGTGTTCAACAGCTGGCACTTTTAAGCTGTCGTTGTCTGGGAATGCAAAAGGATCTTCCTGGTTCACAAAATCCACCATAGCACG GTTCCTGAATACCATAAATTCACCAGATGCCTCAAAATCTGCAAATGGAATTTTACATGAAATCTCACAACTGGAGGAAACTAGAAAGTTTCATCAATCTCTCTATTCTAAG GAACAACGAAATCCTACGGGTGGTGCTTTATCAG GAGGTGTCTTTGGTACCATTGGTGTAGAACAACAG GGAAATGTTGGCCCAAACTCATCTGAAGCAACAAA GAATGAATTGCTTCGAGCTCTGGATTTGAGGTTGACTGTACTGAAAGAGGAGATCTTTGCGTTGTTGAATAGAGCAGTCGTTTCCAATATGTCAACTAGAGATGTATCTGATTTATCCTCATTTGTTCAGCACTTCGGTGCATCAGAGTTCAG CTGGTTGATGCGGTGCCTACTGTTGATCCCAGACTGCCAACCCTCTGAGGTCTCCCAACAGCAGTCTTTCCCTGCCGAGAAAGATGACAAGGGAGAAAATGCACTTCATACTCGTAATATCAGCTCTCATACCATTATCCAGAGGCCTATTACCAACAATGTTTCCCCAGCAAAGCTTGCTCAAATTGAGCGTGAAAGCTCAACTGAAAGTGATGATTCTTCTGAATCCAGTGCTGAAGATGAGGCTGTCGTTGAAAGAAGCCGGCCACTCATGAGGTCTGCTTcacctaggagatctgcttctCCAATGCGAAGGGTTCAAATTGGTAGATCAGGATCTCGTAGGTCAACAGCGATTGCCATCAAGAGTCTCAGCTATTTCCCCCCTAGTCAAAGAATTCCTTTGGATAAAGATGATGAAAGTGGCAGTTGCAATGGTGAAACTGACCAGCCTTCAAGGAAATCTGACAATAACGTAAGAAGGATGAGTGTGCAGGATGCAATAAATCTCTTCGAAAGCAAGCAGAAGGATCAGAATCCGGATTCGCAAAATAAGAAAGCTGGCTTGTTTGCTACAAAGTCAGTACTAAGAAGGTGGAGTGCAGGAATGGGTGATTCCTTGAACAATAATTCAGAAGAAAAAACCATAGATTCCACATCCCAAAGTAAATCCAACAATACAGGATCCGATTCAGAGAAGGATGGAGCTGAAACACAGGCTGAGCCAGGTTCAGCTTCAGCTTCTAGCACTGTTGTTACGCCTTCTGTTGAAGGTTTTCACACTAATATGCAAGGTGTTGCAATGCCAGAAACAGAGACAGCGGTTTCATCCCATACTGAAATTTCTGCTGAGCAGACAAAGTCAGGGCAAGAGGAAAACAGTGATCGGGCAATGGCCTCTGCTGAGTGGAACCGCCAGAAGGAAGCTGAGCTTAATCAGATGTTAATGAAAATGATGCAAGTCATGCCTGGAAAGTTTTCGAGTGCTAATGTCACCACTACTGGCATCACTTCCACAAATGAGAAGAAAGGTGGACTGCAAGGTCAGCATAAAGAGAAGCGAGACTCGAAAGTTCGAACCGAGAAAGGTGGAAGGCGGCCAGCAAAGGAGGCAAGCACTAGGCCCTTGAAGGAAACAGTTGGGCAGAAGAAGGCAGCAATTACCCCCAAAACTGGCACTGCAGCTGAGAAACGCAATTCTCCAGTTCCACAAAGGGCACGGAGAAATTCATCACCTCCGGTCCTACCAAAAGAATTGACCCCAAAAGCGCCTGCCAGAAAGAGCTCACCCAAACCATCACCTGCACCTGTGACCCGCAGTTCATGGTCAGGTGGATCTTTGACTAAAGCAACTACTGCACAGAAAACTAAAAGCTCTCCTGGGACAGTTTCAGCACCGACAGCAACTAGTCGGAGAAGGACTCCAGTAGCATCCTCACCTTCTCAACCAACTTCAAAGGTGGAAAGAAGTGCTCAACCGGTGAAGAACAAAAAGGAAACAGTTGCTGCTTCAAAGCCAGCAATTAAGGGAATTGAAGAAAAGAAGACTAAAACAGCAACAAAGACAAGCAGGCTAGCTAAAAGTACACCTATTTCAGATGAAAAATCAAGTGCAGCAACTAGGCCAAACTTGTATAACAAGGTTGCAAAGAAGAGCAGTGTTGTACCGCTAGAATCAAAACCATCAAAGAAAGCTACTGGGATTAGTCAAAGTGCTGGTACTGATGCTGTGAAGAGTAAGATGCCACAACTTGATGACTCTTCCAATGACATTGGAAATATTACCCAAGCTGAAGATAAGGAGCACTCTGCTGTGACAACCCAGCCAAAAACTACTAAGGTATTGGAGGCTGATCTTGCTCAACCAGCACATgatgttgatgaaaatttagaAATTTCACTCGATAATGActtaaatattgaaaaaacagaaaattcgGCCCCAAGTTTAGCTACAACAGAAATGGACTCCAGTGAACAGGTTGAACCTCACACTGAGGTTCAACCACCTCCTGAAGAGGACATGGGCATCTCATCAGCTGCCTGGGTAGAGGTAGAGCATGAAGAAGTTACTGATGTGGGTGAAAATGTAGTGCCTGAGGATGTCACCTCACCATCAATTGAGCCCTTGCCATCTTCAAGCCCTAGAATCCGTCACTCATTGTCACAAATGCTGCAAGCAGATAGCAATGAGCCGGAAATTATTGAGTGGGGAAATGCTGAAAACCCACCTGCAATAGTTTTTCATAAAGATTCTCCAAAGGGATTAAAGAGGCTTCTAAAGTTTGCGCGTAAAAATAAAGGAGACAGCAACAGTAATGGTTGGGCGAGCCCATCTGTTGTTTCTGAAGGAGAAGATGAACTTGAAGAACCACGAGGTGGTAATGAAGGTGTAAATTCGAGCAGGAGAACATTTGATGGCCCCAAGACTAACAGCATCTTATCAG CTCAATCAACCACCGGCAGCTTCAACTCAACGAATTCAGACAGGTTACGGGATAGGCCTGGAGCTGCCCCATCAACTAAAT CGTCAAGGTCGTTCTTCTCCCTATCAAACTTCCGGAGCAGCAGATCAAACGAGTCGAAGCTCAGATAG
- the LOC127766616 gene encoding uncharacterized protein LOC127766616 isoform X2 yields MEGAVASNVELDSAVFQVSSAQNRYEAIACSKGNTELIASGPFDQLVLHLEDARKFQSCSTAGTFKLSLSGNAKGSSWFTKSTIARFLNTINSPDASKSANGILHEISQLEETRKFHQSLYSKEQRNPTGGALSGGVFGTIGVEQQGNVGPNSSEATKNELLRALDLRLTVLKEEIFALLNRAVVSNMSTRDVSDLSSFVQHFGASEFSWLMRCLLLIPDCQPSEVSQQQSFPAEKDDKGENALHTRNISSHTIIQRPITNNVSPAKLAQIERESSTESDDSSESSAEDEAVVERSRPLMRSASPRRSASPMRRVQIGRSGSRRSTAIAIKSLSYFPPSQRIPLDKDDESGSCNGETDQPSRKSDNNVRRMSVQDAINLFESKQKDQNPDSQNKKAGLFATKSVLRRWSAGMGDSLNNNSEEKTIDSTSQSKSNNTGSDSEKDGAETQAEPGSASASSTVVTPSVEGFHTNMQGVAMPETETAVSSHTEISAEQTKSGQEENSDRAMASAEWNRQKEAELNQMLMKMMQVMPGKFSSANVTTTGITSTNEKKGGLQGQHKEKRDSKVRTEKGGRRPAKEASTRPLKETVGQKKAAITPKTGTAAEKRNSPVPQRARRNSSPPVLPKELTPKAPARKSSPKPSPAPVTRSSWSGGSLTKATTAQKTKSSPGTVSAPTATSRRRTPVASSPSQPTSKVERSAQPVKNKKETVAASKPAIKGIEEKKTKTATKTSRLAKSTPISDEKSSAATRPNLYNKVAKKSSVVPLESKPSKKATGISQSAGTDAVKSKMPQLDDSSNDIGNITQAEDKEHSAVTTQPKTTKKIRPQV; encoded by the exons ATGGAGGGGGCGGTTGCTAGCAATGTGGAGCTTGATTCTGCAGTCTTCCAAGTATCCTCAGCCCAGAACAG atACGAGGCAATTGCTTGCAGTAAAGGGAATACAGAATTGATTGCATCTGGTCCTTTTGATCAATTAGTCCTGCACTTGGAAGATGCTAGGAAGTTCCAATCGTGTTCAACAGCTGGCACTTTTAAGCTGTCGTTGTCTGGGAATGCAAAAGGATCTTCCTGGTTCACAAAATCCACCATAGCACG GTTCCTGAATACCATAAATTCACCAGATGCCTCAAAATCTGCAAATGGAATTTTACATGAAATCTCACAACTGGAGGAAACTAGAAAGTTTCATCAATCTCTCTATTCTAAG GAACAACGAAATCCTACGGGTGGTGCTTTATCAG GAGGTGTCTTTGGTACCATTGGTGTAGAACAACAG GGAAATGTTGGCCCAAACTCATCTGAAGCAACAAA GAATGAATTGCTTCGAGCTCTGGATTTGAGGTTGACTGTACTGAAAGAGGAGATCTTTGCGTTGTTGAATAGAGCAGTCGTTTCCAATATGTCAACTAGAGATGTATCTGATTTATCCTCATTTGTTCAGCACTTCGGTGCATCAGAGTTCAG CTGGTTGATGCGGTGCCTACTGTTGATCCCAGACTGCCAACCCTCTGAGGTCTCCCAACAGCAGTCTTTCCCTGCCGAGAAAGATGACAAGGGAGAAAATGCACTTCATACTCGTAATATCAGCTCTCATACCATTATCCAGAGGCCTATTACCAACAATGTTTCCCCAGCAAAGCTTGCTCAAATTGAGCGTGAAAGCTCAACTGAAAGTGATGATTCTTCTGAATCCAGTGCTGAAGATGAGGCTGTCGTTGAAAGAAGCCGGCCACTCATGAGGTCTGCTTcacctaggagatctgcttctCCAATGCGAAGGGTTCAAATTGGTAGATCAGGATCTCGTAGGTCAACAGCGATTGCCATCAAGAGTCTCAGCTATTTCCCCCCTAGTCAAAGAATTCCTTTGGATAAAGATGATGAAAGTGGCAGTTGCAATGGTGAAACTGACCAGCCTTCAAGGAAATCTGACAATAACGTAAGAAGGATGAGTGTGCAGGATGCAATAAATCTCTTCGAAAGCAAGCAGAAGGATCAGAATCCGGATTCGCAAAATAAGAAAGCTGGCTTGTTTGCTACAAAGTCAGTACTAAGAAGGTGGAGTGCAGGAATGGGTGATTCCTTGAACAATAATTCAGAAGAAAAAACCATAGATTCCACATCCCAAAGTAAATCCAACAATACAGGATCCGATTCAGAGAAGGATGGAGCTGAAACACAGGCTGAGCCAGGTTCAGCTTCAGCTTCTAGCACTGTTGTTACGCCTTCTGTTGAAGGTTTTCACACTAATATGCAAGGTGTTGCAATGCCAGAAACAGAGACAGCGGTTTCATCCCATACTGAAATTTCTGCTGAGCAGACAAAGTCAGGGCAAGAGGAAAACAGTGATCGGGCAATGGCCTCTGCTGAGTGGAACCGCCAGAAGGAAGCTGAGCTTAATCAGATGTTAATGAAAATGATGCAAGTCATGCCTGGAAAGTTTTCGAGTGCTAATGTCACCACTACTGGCATCACTTCCACAAATGAGAAGAAAGGTGGACTGCAAGGTCAGCATAAAGAGAAGCGAGACTCGAAAGTTCGAACCGAGAAAGGTGGAAGGCGGCCAGCAAAGGAGGCAAGCACTAGGCCCTTGAAGGAAACAGTTGGGCAGAAGAAGGCAGCAATTACCCCCAAAACTGGCACTGCAGCTGAGAAACGCAATTCTCCAGTTCCACAAAGGGCACGGAGAAATTCATCACCTCCGGTCCTACCAAAAGAATTGACCCCAAAAGCGCCTGCCAGAAAGAGCTCACCCAAACCATCACCTGCACCTGTGACCCGCAGTTCATGGTCAGGTGGATCTTTGACTAAAGCAACTACTGCACAGAAAACTAAAAGCTCTCCTGGGACAGTTTCAGCACCGACAGCAACTAGTCGGAGAAGGACTCCAGTAGCATCCTCACCTTCTCAACCAACTTCAAAGGTGGAAAGAAGTGCTCAACCGGTGAAGAACAAAAAGGAAACAGTTGCTGCTTCAAAGCCAGCAATTAAGGGAATTGAAGAAAAGAAGACTAAAACAGCAACAAAGACAAGCAGGCTAGCTAAAAGTACACCTATTTCAGATGAAAAATCAAGTGCAGCAACTAGGCCAAACTTGTATAACAAGGTTGCAAAGAAGAGCAGTGTTGTACCGCTAGAATCAAAACCATCAAAGAAAGCTACTGGGATTAGTCAAAGTGCTGGTACTGATGCTGTGAAGAGTAAGATGCCACAACTTGATGACTCTTCCAATGACATTGGAAATATTACCCAAGCTGAAGATAAGGAGCACTCTGCTGTGACAACCCAGCCAAAAACTACTAAG aaaattcgGCCCCAAGTTTAG
- the LOC127768434 gene encoding uncharacterized protein LOC127768434, with the protein MSARAYCMASKFSVLLHIRLRWCTPPICSSFATTFFAVSAPASPTRGRRLEHPDTIPECDKSDVSTVDSGRWFSFQMATMALTSRTYNLINSAWWIGKFQGEVFDASPSRARKKGRCAVRRSSALSIHGVPQPCGQLLWVLGFRRAARLGGQGRRPAGGARAARVQPAARLVLHFRRPQLAAALRRRAGSP; encoded by the exons ATGAGCGCACGAGCCTACTG CATGGCTTCAAAATTTAGTGTGCTACTACATATACGGTTGAGGTGGTGCACCCCTCCAATTTGTTCTAGCTTCGCCACTACCTTCTTCGCAGTCTCCGCGCCGGCAAGCCCgacccgcggccgccgccttgaGCACCCGGACACGATACCGGAGTGCGACAAGTCTGACGTCTCGACGGTGGACTCCGGCCGGTGGTTCAGCTTCCAGATGGCCACCATGGCGCTGACGTCCCGCACCTACAACCTCATCAACTCGGCCTGGTGGATTGGGAAATTTCAGGGTGAAGTCTTCGATGCGAGTCCTTCCCGTGCACGCAAGAAAGGGCGCTGTGCTGTGAGGAGATCCTCAGCTTTGAGCATCCATGGGGTTCCTCAACCTTGTGGGCAACTCCTTTGGGTGCTCGGCTTCCGGCGAGCGGCTCGTCTCGGCGGCCAGGGACGACGACCTGCAGGAGGCGCGCGCGCTGCTCGAGTACAACCCGCGGCTCGCCTGGTACTCCACTTTCGGCGGCCGCAACTCGCCGCTGCACTACGCCGCCGCGCAGGGTCACCATGA